In Euphorbia lathyris chromosome 10, ddEupLath1.1, whole genome shotgun sequence, a single genomic region encodes these proteins:
- the LOC136208699 gene encoding uncharacterized protein isoform X1, with protein sequence MQGSRFTWERGKGSDAWIREKLDSAFGSTEWCNRFAQYSVINLIASYSDHSPVLVVLGGRVRKKHKRRFRFDRAWVKESEFGELVSNVWVLNQGVDLSNRLRLYCIAMEEWGKNFKARFVRKIENCKKVMAETRDCSDPVSVAGYLKARQSLNLLLEQEETYWYQRAKAFWLKEGDLNSKFFHASVKARRQINQISCLENEEGAEVSDQYGLGSVVRSYFEKVYQTSERIDFDAISFLPVKISANMNADLTQNFTFEEFTVAINQMHPGKSPGPDGLNSGFFQQYWKLIGKDILTACAGWLAMGEFPPQLNNTIVTLIPKCEKPRRMLDLRLISLCNVLYKLIAKVLANRLKLILPEVITENQSAFVPGRSLIDNVQVAFELLHYMKRKNRGVKGEVALKIDISKAYDRVDWNFLREVMRRMGFCEQWVSWMMLCVSTVSYSFAVNSEIVGPVKPGRGLRQGDPLSPYLFLLCAEVLSQMINKAEIEGKIMGCRICAGAPSITHLLFADDSFLFFKATEEEGNSMKELLSEYERILGQAVNLNKSGIFFSSNVKMEQRMAISNILQIQAPLDTGRYLGLPSLIGRSKRVIFGFLKDRLSKRLSNWTFRYLSNAGKEVLLKSVAQALPTFCMSTFLLPKTTCDELHKMMNSFWWGTKEDGSKRIHWFDWQRLCEKKEGTA encoded by the coding sequence ATGCAAGGTAGTAGGTTCACGTGGGAACGTGGAAAAGGCTCGGATGCCTGGATTCGGGAGAAGTTAGACAGCGCTTTTGGCTCAACCGAATGGTGCAATCGTTTCGCTCAGTACAGTGTCATAAATTTGATTGCCAGCTATTCGGATCATTCGCCTGTACTAGTGGTGTTAGGAGGTCGAGTTCGAAAGAAACATAAGCGTCGGTTCAGGTTTGATCGTGCGTGGGTTAAAGAGAGTGAATTTGGCGAGTTAGTGTCAAATGTTTGGGTTCTGAACCAGGGTGTGGATCTGTCTAATCGTTTGAGGCTTTACTGTATTGCGATGGAGGAGTGGGGTAAGAATTTTAAGGCTCGTTTTGTCCGGAAAATTGAGAATTGTAAGAAAGTAATGGCAGAAACTCGTGATTGTTCTGACCCCGTCTCAGTGGCTGGATATTTGAAAGCCAGGCAAAgtttaaatttacttttagagCAGGAAGAAACCTATTGGTACCAAAGAGCAAAAGCTTTCTGGCTAAAGGAAGGGGACCTGAATTCTAAGTTCTTCCATGCTAGTGTCAAGGCTAGAAGACAGATTAATCAAATTAGCTGCCTGGAGAATGAGGAGGGGGCAGAAGTATCAGATCAATATGGTTTGGGGTCTGTGGTTAGGTCGTATTTCGAGAAGGTGTATCAAACCAGTGAGAGAATCGATTTTGATGCTATTAGCTTCCTGCCAGTCAAGATCTCAGCAAACATGAACGCAGATTTGACGCAAAATTTCACCTTTGAGGAATTTACTGTTGCTATCAATCAAATGCATCCAGGTAAATCTCCTGGCCCAGACGGTCTTAACTCGGGTTTCTTTCAACAATATTGGAAGCTGATTGGGAAGGATATTCTTACTGCTTGCGCGGGTTGGTTGGCTATGGGAGAATTTCCTCCACAGCTAAACAATACTATTGTGACTCTTATTCCCAAATGCGAAAAGCCGCGCAGAATGCTGGACCTGAGGCTTATCTCTCTTTGTAATGTGTTGTATAAGCTGATTGCAAAGGTTTTGGCAAACAGGCTCAAATTGATTCTCCCTGAGGTGATAACTGAGAACCAATCAGCTTTTGTCCCTGGAAGGTCCCTAATTGATAATGTGCAGGTGGCTTTTGAGCTTCTACATTACATGAAGAGAAAGAATAGGGGTGTCAAAGGGGAAGTTGCCCTCAAAATTGAtattagcaaggcctatgacAGGGTGGATTGGAATTTCCTAAGGGAAGTCATGAGAAGAATGGGTTTTTGTGAGCAATGGGTTAGCTGGATGATGTTGTGTGTGAGCACAGTTTCTTATTCATTTGCAGTGAATTCGGAGATTGTAGGTCCGGTGAAGCCGGGACGAGGCCTGAGGCAGGGAGATCCCCTATCTCCCTACTTATTTTTATTGTGCGCTGAAGTGTTGTCCCAGATGATCAATAAAGCTGAAATTGAGGGTAAAATCATGGGATGTCGGATTTGTGCAGGCGCACCTAGCATTACGCACCTCCTATTTGCTGACGATAGCTTCCTTTTCTTCAAAGCAACGGAAGAAGAGGGAAATAGTATGAAGGAGCTTCTGTCTGAATATGAAAGAATCTTGGGTCAAGCAGTGAACCTCAacaaatctggaattttctttaGCTCAAATGTTAAAATGGAACAACGAATGGCAATCAGTAATATCCTTCAAATCCAGGCCCCTCTTGACACAGGTCGGTACCTCGGGCTGCCATCGCTTATTGGTAGGTCCAAACGAGTTATTTTTGGCTTTTTGAAAGACAGGTTGTCGAAACGTCTTAGTAATTGGACCTTTCGGTATCTCTCTAATGCTGGGAAGGAGGTTTTGCTAAAATCGGTAGCCCAGGCTCTACCTACATTCTGTATGAGCACCTTTCTTCTCCCAAAAACCACCTGTGATGAGCTGCATAAAATGATGAATTCCTTCTGGTGGGGTACGAAGGAGGATGGGAGTAAGCGGATACATTGGTTTGATTGGCAGCGGTTGTGTGAAAAGAAGGAGGGGACGGCTTAG
- the LOC136208699 gene encoding protein WHAT'S THIS FACTOR 9, mitochondrial isoform X2: MIPKTHKFLTSMQTLLLPKTLCEPSYVNHLFNFHQFRSIVKVRLKWVKNRSLDHIIDRETDLKAACLLKDAIKRSPTEFLTAKSFADWHKLLGLTVPVLRFLRRYPTLFEEFPHARYANLPCFKLTDTALLLDSQEQSIHQNYESDTVERLCRVLMMMQSKTVPLQSLHPLKWDLGLPDNFEKILIPKYPDHFQFAKAPNGIGCLKLVQWREEIAVSALQKSNESKEMGNEYQKFKRGQTTLAFPMSFPRGYGGQKKVRAWMEEFQKLPYISPYEDSRQIDPNSELMEKRVVGVLHELLSLTIHKKTKRNYLRSMREGLCLPHKFTRLFTRYPGIFYLSLKCKTTTVALREGYQRGKLVNPHPIAHLRDKFYHVMRTGLLYRNKGANLIPQEFLLKTVEDENELDESEEEEGEADDDYYEVASEGEGDEGSDAE, from the exons ATGATACCCAAAACTCACAAATTTCTTACTTCTATGCAAACGCTATTGCTGCCAAAGACTCTGTGTGAACCGAGCTATGTAAATCATCTTTTCAATTTTCATCAGTTTCGATCCATAGTGAAAGTCAGGCTTAAGTGGGTGAAGAATCGTAGCTTAGATCACATTATTGATAGAGAGACCGATCTCAAAGCTGCTTGTCTTTTAAAAGACGCAATCAAACGCTCTCCCACTGAATTTCTCACTGCTAAATCTTTTGCTGATTGGCATAAGCTTCTCGGCCTTACTGTGCCTGTTCTTCGCTTCTTGCGCAG GTACCCAACTCTTTTTGAGGAATTTCCACATGCCCGATATGCAAATTTGCCTTGTTTTAAGTTAACAGACACAGCACTCTTACTAGATTCACAGGAGCAAAGCATACATCAAAATTATGAGAGTGACACTGTGGAGAGACTCTGTAGAGTACTTATGATGATGCAAAGTAAAACAGTACCACTTCAATCACTACATCCTTTGAAGTGGGACTTGGGTTTGCCGGATAATTTCGAGAAAATCTTGATTCCTAAGTACCCTGATCATTTTCAATTTGCTAAAGCACCAAATGGCATTGGCTGCTTAAAGCTGGTGCAGTGGCGAGAAGAAATTGCAGTTTCTGCTTTGCAGAAGAGCAACGAGAGCAAAGAAATGGGCAATGAGTATCAGAAATTTAAGAGAGGGCAGACTACTTTGGCTTTCCCAATGAGCTTTCCAAGGGGATATGGAGGACAGAAAAAAGTAAGAGCATGGATGGAGGAGTTTCAGAAGTTACCATATATTTCACCGTACGAGGATTCAAGACAGATTGATCCAAACAGCGAGCTCATGGAGAAGCGAGTTGTGGGAGTTTTACATGAGCTTTTGAGTCTTACAATTCATAAGAAGACTAAGAGGAACTACCTGAGGAGCATGAGAGAAGGGTTGTGTCTTCCACATAAATTTACTCGACTGTTTACAAGGTATCCAGGGATTTTCTATCTCTCATTGAAGTGTAAGACAACAACAGTAGCTCTTAGAGAAGGTTACCAGCGGGGAAAATTGGTAAATCCACATCCTATAGCTCATCTAAGAGATAAGTTTTATCATGTAATGAGAACTGGACTTCTTTATCGGAATAAAGGTGCGAACCTGATACCTCAAGAGTTTTTGCTGAAAACTGTGGAGGATGAGAATGAGCTTGATGAATCTGAGGAGGAAGAGGGTGAAGCAGATGATGACTATTATGAGGTAGCCTCTGAGGGTGAGGGTGATGAAGGTTCTGATGCAGAGTAG